A part of Microcoleus sp. bin38.metabat.b11b12b14.051 genomic DNA contains:
- a CDS encoding flagellar assembly protein H, with product MTRLIHDRFAKEYLEEMLSPLGKVEIGRDVTSEVREIDVYFTYETTIPEHLANLGLLGQLATATAIFEPFRNPVTTREVVSCISKLFDIQSELEREARRDNIRFNENDLPKLWILTPTASESLLNGFRAQTDEPNWMPGIYFLGESMRSAIVVIHQLPKTPETLWIRILGKGKVQERAVSELSALATDNPLRINTLELLYRLQSNLVADLEQPIETEDRELIMTIAPLFQEQLQAAQEQGLEQGLEQGLEQGLERGRQEQQRLIFENFLRVRFGELDSLMIAFLSPVSKIPAAEFTVILLGISMLTVDAAGRQEAVRLLAENVLGLRLNEFNDSLPTLVANLLALPVEELTLLLEQLPQLSTDELISRLG from the coding sequence ATGACTCGATTAATTCACGATCGCTTTGCCAAAGAATACCTAGAAGAGATGCTGTCTCCACTTGGGAAAGTCGAGATCGGCCGCGATGTCACTTCCGAAGTACGCGAAATCGATGTTTACTTTACTTATGAAACCACAATCCCAGAACATCTCGCAAATTTGGGATTGTTGGGACAACTAGCAACTGCGACGGCAATTTTTGAACCATTCCGCAACCCAGTAACTACCAGAGAAGTTGTAAGCTGCATCAGCAAATTGTTTGATATTCAGAGCGAATTAGAGCGAGAAGCCAGAAGAGACAATATTCGATTTAACGAAAATGATTTGCCGAAATTGTGGATTCTCACTCCCACAGCCTCAGAATCGCTATTAAATGGGTTTCGCGCACAAACAGATGAACCCAATTGGATGCCAGGAATCTATTTTTTGGGGGAATCTATGCGATCGGCAATTGTGGTCATCCATCAGTTGCCAAAAACTCCCGAAACCTTGTGGATAAGGATTTTGGGTAAAGGAAAAGTGCAGGAAAGGGCAGTTTCGGAGTTGAGCGCCTTGGCTACAGACAATCCACTGCGAATTAATACGTTAGAATTGCTGTATCGACTGCAATCAAACCTAGTAGCAGATTTAGAACAGCCCATAGAAACAGAAGACCGGGAGTTAATTATGACTATCGCACCTCTATTTCAAGAACAGTTACAAGCCGCACAAGAACAAGGATTAGAACAAGGATTAGAACAAGGATTAGAACAAGGATTAGAGCGAGGAAGACAAGAACAACAGCGCTTAATCTTTGAGAATTTCCTGCGAGTGAGATTTGGAGAGTTAGACTCGTTGATGATAGCGTTTCTCTCTCCGGTATCCAAGATACCTGCTGCCGAGTTTACGGTAATTTTACTCGGGATATCTATGCTGACGGTGGATGCAGCGGGAAGACAAGAAGCGGTGAGATTGTTAGCAGAAAATGTCTTAGGACTGCGCTTAAATGAATTTAACGATAGTTTACCTACACTGGTTGCTAATTTGTTAGCTTTACCTGTGGAAGAATTGACATTGTTGTTAGAACAATTGCCGCAGTTATCAACTGATGAATTGATTTCTCGATTGGGATGA
- a CDS encoding pentapeptide repeat-containing protein yields the protein MANSEHLLILKEGVVYWNNWRKNNPHVIPDLSNASMIDAELKGINFEKANLSYVDLSGIAHIEDANFQKADLRFANLSEAYLDGGNFTQANLEHANLVEAQMICARIKDASFMYANLASANLNATNIYNTIFCDANLIDATFSDARLTNVSFIGAKITEINLRKALYACKVMMPDHTVFNL from the coding sequence ATGGCTAATAGTGAACATCTTCTAATACTGAAAGAAGGAGTAGTTTATTGGAATAATTGGCGCAAGAATAACCCTCATGTAATACCAGACCTAAGTAATGCAAGTATGATTGATGCAGAACTTAAGGGCATTAATTTTGAAAAAGCAAATCTCTCCTACGTAGATCTTAGCGGGATAGCACATATTGAAGATGCAAATTTTCAAAAAGCAGATCTCCGTTTTGCAAATCTGTCTGAAGCTTATCTTGATGGAGGAAATTTTACACAAGCCAATTTGGAACACGCGAATCTTGTGGAAGCACAGATGATTTGTGCAAGAATCAAGGATGCAAGCTTTATGTATGCAAATCTCGCTAGTGCAAACCTTAATGCGACGAATATATATAATACTATATTTTGTGATGCAAATTTGATTGATGCAACTTTTTCAGACGCTCGTTTAACAAACGTAAGTTTTATAGGTGCAAAAATCACTGAAATAAATCTGCGTAAAGCACTTTATGCCTGCAAAGTAATGATGCCCGATCATACAGTTTTTAATTTATAG
- a CDS encoding precorrin-8X methylmutase: protein MQQQYLTIKQLTEAVKGTITPRMVRHYHTLGLLSPAVRSTSNYRLYTRSDVQRLQRIVALKQQGFQLSHIRKLLETDAEASPDALMATLQRQYLSVIQQIVRLRETASALEGLLGRDLSCQAVQAGALAQLRVLEAQTEGGLGQLEQLWDGWDAGAHTHPEAFGESLQHLLPDLSDRSEIEVDLLSKLVLASGDCSLLPFVKLSETAIKSAREALKNQCQIVADVPPVFAALDSTRLAHLGTSITTLIDDSHINAAPEAEQKFWHEREWFEKLLKLEKGCILVIGYAPSVLMAVCEAIANGQLQPALVIGMPIGFSHAPVAKRRLVRSGIPYITTVGTFGGGLLAAVALNALVESLIAKPNCHCHLRTVDS from the coding sequence ATGCAGCAACAATACCTGACAATCAAACAACTTACTGAAGCGGTAAAAGGTACAATTACCCCTCGGATGGTGCGACACTATCACACCTTGGGGCTACTTTCTCCGGCGGTGCGATCGACTTCTAACTACAGACTGTATACCCGCAGCGACGTGCAAAGACTCCAAAGAATCGTTGCACTCAAGCAGCAAGGCTTTCAACTGTCTCACATTCGCAAACTCTTAGAAACAGACGCGGAGGCTTCCCCAGACGCGCTGATGGCGACTTTGCAACGACAATATCTGTCGGTAATTCAGCAGATTGTGCGCCTGCGAGAAACGGCATCAGCCCTCGAAGGATTGCTGGGGCGGGATCTTTCGTGTCAAGCGGTGCAGGCGGGCGCATTGGCGCAACTGAGGGTTTTGGAGGCCCAAACTGAGGGGGGATTGGGACAGTTAGAACAACTTTGGGATGGTTGGGATGCGGGGGCACACACTCACCCGGAGGCATTTGGGGAGTCGTTACAGCATTTGTTGCCGGATTTGAGCGATCGCTCGGAAATTGAGGTAGACTTGCTATCAAAACTGGTGTTAGCATCCGGTGATTGTTCGCTGCTGCCGTTTGTGAAGTTGAGCGAAACGGCGATTAAATCGGCGCGGGAAGCTTTGAAAAATCAATGTCAAATTGTGGCTGATGTGCCTCCTGTTTTTGCTGCTTTGGATAGCACAAGATTGGCTCATTTGGGAACAAGTATCACAACTTTAATTGATGATTCGCACATTAATGCTGCACCGGAAGCAGAACAGAAATTCTGGCACGAACGCGAGTGGTTTGAAAAGTTGTTGAAATTGGAAAAAGGATGTATATTAGTAATCGGATATGCGCCGTCTGTGCTGATGGCGGTTTGTGAAGCGATCGCGAACGGGCAACTGCAACCGGCTTTGGTGATTGGAATGCCGATCGGTTTTAGTCATGCTCCGGTGGCGAAACGGCGGTTAGTGCGATCGGGAATTCCTTATATTACGACGGTGGGAACTTTTGGCGGCGGATTATTGGCGGCGGTTGCTTTGAATGCTTTGGTTGAGTCTTTGATTGCCAAGCCGAATTGTCACTGTCATCTTAGAACGGTTGACAGTTGA
- a CDS encoding DNA-binding protein, producing the protein MQLQRQFSGQLIAIDSNSAIASGGEGRIYPIAQDSSLLAKIYHKPTDEDGDKLTVMFSMPPDAPIAEPGHASIAWPLDLLHTVGGREKIVGFVMPRVNKVLPVHTFYTPKTRREQKPLFNYLYLHRTARNLASAVNALHVRGYVIGDVNESNILVTDTALVTLVDTDSFQVRDPYTGYVYRCPVGKPEFTPPELQGQIFRDIDRAPEHDLFGLAVLIFQLVMEGTHPFSGVYLGSDEPPSLEARIRSGHFPTGTKRIPYRPMPAAPPFEMLHPRLRQMFVRCFEEGHGNPSARPDAKTWVNAIREAEDSLVTCSKNSQHKYGNHLSRCPWCDRAKLLKGRDPFPSRQAVSNGLHLQPATTKRKKPLSPPPVRETAVRRQQPATGLPRQLGNYQMPMLPLPSRSRTPAPQIPPSKFERIVQDAAWGGVWGSLCLAAVVGIASLIAEGGGPILGAIIVGSIWGSFFGMMWGIFTLSPQQIWRKWGGVLTGAAWGAFLLAAIAGAVSGAINGNPAIGQAIGCGAAVGAGWGCIWAGFEPPLAMPISRVWGRRGAFLGAVWGGFLGTLAGVLLGMGWVVWQQYNGQMRPTIEFGGLLLGVAIVAAGVGSVGGVVSGTFLGVCGFAPKLPVSFQPSGIRGAALGAIWGSFLGTFAGAVLGAGLCAVFPALSGGVSVQLAPVVGAIVGAGLGAIWGVISGAVWGALGKW; encoded by the coding sequence ATGCAGTTGCAGCGCCAATTTAGCGGACAACTGATTGCGATCGACAGCAACAGCGCGATCGCCAGCGGCGGTGAAGGTCGCATCTACCCGATCGCCCAAGACTCGTCCCTTCTAGCAAAAATCTACCACAAACCGACAGACGAAGACGGCGACAAACTCACTGTCATGTTCAGTATGCCGCCGGATGCGCCGATCGCGGAACCGGGACACGCTTCAATTGCTTGGCCTCTCGATTTGCTGCATACTGTCGGCGGGCGCGAAAAAATCGTCGGTTTTGTGATGCCGCGCGTCAACAAAGTGCTGCCGGTACACACTTTCTACACTCCCAAAACCAGGCGCGAACAAAAACCGCTATTTAACTATCTTTACCTCCACCGCACCGCCAGAAACCTCGCCTCGGCGGTAAACGCCCTCCACGTCAGGGGTTACGTCATCGGCGACGTGAACGAGTCGAACATTCTGGTGACGGATACGGCTTTGGTAACGCTGGTAGACACCGATTCGTTTCAAGTGCGCGATCCTTATACTGGTTACGTTTATCGGTGTCCCGTGGGGAAACCAGAGTTTACGCCGCCCGAATTGCAGGGCCAGATTTTCCGCGATATCGATCGAGCTCCAGAGCACGATTTGTTCGGTTTAGCGGTATTAATTTTTCAATTGGTGATGGAAGGTACGCACCCGTTTTCGGGAGTGTATCTCGGTAGCGACGAACCGCCGTCTTTGGAAGCGAGAATTCGATCGGGCCATTTCCCCACCGGTACCAAGCGAATACCCTACCGCCCGATGCCCGCTGCGCCACCTTTCGAGATGCTGCATCCGCGGCTGCGGCAGATGTTTGTCCGCTGTTTTGAGGAAGGGCACGGCAATCCGTCGGCGCGCCCGGATGCGAAAACTTGGGTGAATGCGATTCGGGAAGCGGAAGATTCTCTGGTTACTTGCAGCAAAAACAGCCAGCACAAATACGGAAATCATTTGAGTAGGTGCCCTTGGTGCGATCGGGCAAAACTCCTCAAAGGCCGCGATCCGTTTCCTTCGCGACAAGCAGTCAGCAACGGATTGCACTTGCAGCCCGCCACAACCAAGCGTAAAAAGCCCTTATCCCCGCCTCCTGTGAGGGAGACCGCAGTGCGCCGACAACAGCCCGCCACGGGGCTGCCGCGCCAACTGGGCAACTATCAAATGCCGATGCTGCCTCTGCCTTCTCGGAGTCGGACTCCGGCGCCTCAGATTCCCCCTAGCAAGTTTGAGAGAATTGTTCAGGATGCTGCTTGGGGCGGTGTTTGGGGCAGTTTGTGTTTGGCCGCGGTGGTGGGGATAGCTTCGCTAATTGCTGAAGGCGGCGGCCCGATTTTGGGCGCAATTATTGTCGGTTCGATTTGGGGCAGTTTTTTTGGGATGATGTGGGGTATTTTCACTTTGTCGCCGCAGCAAATTTGGCGCAAGTGGGGTGGTGTATTGACGGGGGCGGCTTGGGGGGCTTTTTTGTTGGCGGCGATCGCGGGTGCGGTGTCTGGGGCGATTAATGGCAATCCGGCGATCGGGCAGGCGATCGGGTGTGGCGCCGCGGTTGGTGCTGGTTGGGGCTGTATTTGGGCAGGTTTTGAGCCTCCTCTGGCGATGCCGATCAGCAGAGTGTGGGGCCGGCGCGGAGCATTTTTGGGGGCGGTTTGGGGAGGGTTTTTGGGGACTTTGGCGGGCGTTTTGCTGGGGATGGGGTGGGTGGTTTGGCAGCAGTATAACGGACAGATGCGGCCGACGATCGAATTCGGGGGTTTGTTGCTGGGTGTGGCTATTGTGGCGGCGGGTGTGGGTTCGGTTGGAGGTGTCGTTTCAGGGACTTTCTTGGGTGTTTGCGGGTTTGCGCCGAAGCTGCCGGTGTCGTTTCAGCCTTCGGGGATTCGCGGTGCGGCTTTGGGTGCGATTTGGGGGAGTTTTTTGGGGACTTTTGCGGGTGCAGTGTTGGGGGCGGGGCTTTGTGCGGTGTTTCCGGCTCTCAGCGGTGGGGTGTCGGTGCAGTTGGCCCCTGTTGTCGGTGCGATCGTCGGGGCTGGTTTGGGGGCGATTTGGGGGGTAATTTCGGGTGCTGTTTGGGGCGCTCTGGGGAAGTGGTGA
- a CDS encoding AAA family ATPase codes for MELKEVLRFADEKVFAKTGKHLDDLQEAILKETLQGRKYAAKVAKDRDCSEGYVRVAAAELWKLLSEVLGEEVSKVNVRAILERAKFYNSYSSAIDKNYGTVNHNLNICQEKARSPTPPQNPQQTPTQPHIDLGDAPEIFRFFDSLRDSFAARPSELSTLQNWITQQRTRLIALLGISGIGKTTLSLGLINQIKTGFDYVIYRSLRFSPTPEATLTNLLQIFPQPTETPQNIDTKISQLLNHLRNYRCLIVLDDVQMLFCSGQPPGEYKSECENYQLFFKLIAEVSHQSCLMLNSSEKPREFVRLEKEYHPVRSFELGSLGIAAIDILKSEKLSDEETWETLIDIYQGNPLWLELTATLIRELFGGSVAQFLQCEMPILDEGLQSQLSQQFQRLTPPELAVVTHFANLAEPVAVTYFFNKIPLSSSEIVNAVRSLRSRFLLDAMEEEKITLFSLNPVLRQYVQSRYLSN; via the coding sequence ATGGAGCTTAAGGAAGTCTTAAGATTTGCCGATGAAAAGGTCTTTGCCAAAACAGGGAAACACTTAGACGACCTGCAAGAGGCGATTTTAAAAGAAACGCTCCAAGGTCGAAAATATGCGGCAAAAGTAGCCAAAGACCGCGATTGTAGTGAAGGTTATGTTAGGGTGGCTGCTGCTGAACTCTGGAAACTACTTTCAGAGGTATTAGGCGAGGAAGTTAGTAAAGTAAATGTTAGAGCGATACTAGAAAGAGCGAAATTTTATAATAGTTATTCATCTGCTATTGATAAAAATTATGGAACAGTTAATCATAACCTCAATATTTGTCAAGAAAAAGCGAGAAGTCCTACACCTCCCCAAAACCCCCAACAAACCCCAACCCAACCCCACATCGACTTAGGCGACGCACCGGAAATCTTCAGGTTTTTCGATTCCCTACGGGATAGCTTCGCCGCGCGTCCTTCCGAACTCTCCACCCTCCAAAACTGGATAACACAGCAACGCACTCGCCTCATCGCACTCCTCGGAATCAGCGGCATCGGCAAAACAACCCTCTCCCTCGGCCTCATCAACCAAATCAAAACCGGCTTCGATTACGTCATCTATCGCAGCCTCCGCTTTTCCCCAACCCCAGAAGCAACTCTCACCAACCTGCTGCAAATCTTTCCCCAACCAACAGAAACTCCCCAAAACATTGACACCAAAATTTCCCAACTCCTCAACCACCTACGCAACTATCGCTGTCTGATAGTCCTCGATGACGTGCAAATGCTTTTTTGCAGCGGACAACCCCCAGGAGAATACAAATCTGAATGTGAAAACTATCAGTTATTTTTTAAACTCATTGCCGAAGTTTCTCATCAGAGTTGTTTGATGTTGAATAGTTCCGAAAAACCTAGAGAATTTGTCCGATTAGAAAAAGAATATCATCCGGTGCGCTCCTTTGAATTGGGAAGTTTAGGAATAGCAGCTATAGATATTTTGAAATCAGAAAAGTTGTCCGATGAGGAAACATGGGAAACATTGATTGATATTTATCAAGGAAATCCCCTGTGGTTGGAGTTAACTGCAACCCTGATTCGAGAGTTGTTTGGGGGTAGCGTTGCCCAGTTTTTGCAGTGCGAGATGCCGATTTTAGATGAAGGGTTGCAATCTCAGTTATCTCAACAATTTCAGCGCTTGACTCCGCCGGAATTGGCTGTGGTGACTCACTTTGCTAATCTAGCTGAACCCGTTGCTGTGACCTATTTTTTTAACAAAATACCGTTGTCGTCGTCTGAAATAGTCAATGCAGTGCGATCGCTCAGAAGTCGGTTTTTATTGGATGCAATGGAAGAGGAAAAGATAACTTTGTTTAGTTTGAATCCTGTGTTGAGACAGTATGTGCAAAGTCGGTATCTCTCTAATTGA
- a CDS encoding Uma2 family endonuclease produces the protein MVTQLQSPEKAKIIYPDDNGEPMSNNTDQFRLIVWIKENLELLFADDPNVFVAGDLLWYPVEGKNKLCQAPDVMAIFGIPKGYRGSYQQWNEDNIAPQVAFEIWSPGNRLTPMMQKFQFYERYGVEEYYLYDPEKLELIGWLRVEGKLEQIEQMEGWVSPRLGVRFQLSETGLEMFGPSEEPFMSFAQIDRLRKQAETRAEQERLRAEQERLRAEQAEILLEQERSRSQALESRLREMGIEPDRL, from the coding sequence ATGGTTACACAACTGCAATCTCCCGAAAAAGCAAAGATCATCTACCCCGACGATAACGGTGAACCGATGTCAAACAATACGGATCAGTTTCGATTAATCGTTTGGATTAAAGAAAATTTAGAGTTGCTGTTTGCAGACGATCCGAATGTTTTTGTCGCAGGTGACTTGCTTTGGTATCCGGTGGAAGGGAAGAATAAACTATGCCAAGCGCCAGATGTGATGGCAATTTTTGGCATACCCAAAGGATACCGAGGTTCTTACCAACAGTGGAACGAAGATAATATTGCGCCGCAAGTCGCCTTTGAAATTTGGTCGCCGGGAAATCGTCTGACTCCGATGATGCAAAAATTTCAATTTTACGAACGCTACGGTGTGGAAGAATACTATTTGTACGATCCAGAAAAATTGGAACTGATAGGATGGTTGCGGGTTGAGGGAAAATTAGAACAGATCGAACAAATGGAGGGTTGGGTAAGTCCGAGACTGGGAGTGCGGTTTCAATTATCTGAAACTGGACTCGAAATGTTCGGGCCTTCTGAAGAACCATTTATGAGTTTTGCTCAGATCGATCGACTGCGAAAGCAAGCCGAGACGCGGGCTGAACAAGAACGCCTGCGGGCTGAACAAGAACGCCTGCGGGCTGAACAGGCAGAAATTCTGCTGGAACAAGAACGATCGCGATCGCAAGCTTTAGAATCAAGACTGCGAGAAATGGGAATCGAGCCCGATCGATTGTAA
- a CDS encoding heavy metal translocating P-type ATPase produces the protein MTPNSLPISRISRLAEEHPDAVTAALCGILVIFGSIALQVGWLGLAVLILPAAYVIGGYSSTREGLTTLIEERELDVDLLMIVAALGAAGLGLWRREYHLIVDGAVLILIFAISGALEGYAMQRTERSIRSLMSLTADTARVLMYDGEREIAIDKLAIGDRILVKPGEIIPTDAIIIEGFSTLNQASITGESMPVEKTAGDEVYAGTINGFGALKLEVHKNPESSLIQRVIRLVQQAQTEAPPSQQFVEKFERGYAKLIVGLGLLLATLPPFILGWNWEDTIYRALIFLVVASPCALMASIMPALLSGIANGARQGILFKSGAQLEIIGQVRAIAFDKTGTLTTGKPQVIQIVPATGYTQTEVLQLAAALETHSEHAIAQAIVQAANQQELSLSSAIDVQAKIGSGIVGQVDNQTITIGKAGFVGTTAELTEVSHRLQGEGKTVVWVAKGDELLGIIAVADTVRPEAAATVQRLKKLGIEHIIMLTGDNEQTAQYIARQLGINEVYAELLPEDKVHLIKKLQAQYQTVAMVGDGINDAPALAQASVGIAMGISGSDVALETADIVLMADKLEQLAKAISLGRRAQNVVKQNIVFALSCIILLLAANFLGNITMPIGVIGHEGSTVLVTLSGLRLLRH, from the coding sequence ATGACTCCCAATTCCCTCCCCATCTCTCGCATCTCGCGCCTCGCAGAAGAACATCCCGATGCTGTGACAGCCGCCCTGTGCGGAATTCTCGTAATTTTTGGTTCGATCGCCCTACAAGTCGGTTGGCTGGGCTTAGCGGTGTTAATATTGCCCGCTGCTTACGTGATTGGTGGCTATTCCAGCACCCGCGAAGGCTTGACTACGCTTATTGAAGAACGCGAATTAGATGTAGATTTATTGATGATTGTCGCTGCTTTGGGCGCGGCAGGTTTGGGGCTGTGGCGGCGAGAATATCATTTAATTGTGGATGGTGCGGTTTTAATTTTAATCTTTGCAATTAGCGGCGCGCTGGAAGGTTATGCTATGCAGCGGACTGAACGGAGTATTCGCAGTTTGATGAGCTTGACTGCCGATACTGCGCGGGTGTTAATGTACGATGGGGAACGAGAAATTGCGATCGATAAATTGGCAATTGGCGATCGTATTTTAGTCAAGCCCGGAGAAATCATCCCCACAGATGCGATAATTATCGAAGGTTTTAGCACCCTAAATCAAGCCTCAATTACCGGCGAATCGATGCCAGTCGAAAAAACTGCCGGTGATGAAGTCTATGCTGGGACAATTAATGGTTTCGGCGCGCTCAAATTGGAAGTTCACAAAAATCCAGAAAGCAGTTTGATTCAGCGAGTGATTCGGCTGGTACAGCAAGCGCAAACAGAAGCGCCGCCTTCTCAGCAGTTTGTGGAAAAGTTCGAGCGCGGTTATGCTAAATTAATTGTCGGTTTAGGCTTGCTGCTGGCAACTTTGCCGCCCTTTATTTTAGGCTGGAATTGGGAAGATACGATTTATCGCGCGTTGATTTTCCTAGTAGTCGCTTCTCCCTGCGCGCTGATGGCTTCGATTATGCCGGCGCTGCTGTCGGGGATTGCTAACGGCGCGAGACAGGGAATTTTGTTCAAAAGTGGCGCGCAATTAGAGATAATTGGTCAAGTTCGGGCGATCGCCTTTGACAAAACTGGAACCCTCACCACCGGAAAACCGCAAGTTATCCAAATTGTACCAGCAACCGGATATACTCAAACAGAAGTTCTGCAATTGGCTGCGGCTCTCGAAACTCATTCCGAACACGCGATCGCCCAAGCAATCGTCCAGGCTGCAAATCAGCAAGAGTTATCGTTGTCAAGTGCGATCGACGTACAAGCAAAAATTGGTAGCGGAATTGTCGGCCAAGTTGACAATCAAACCATTACCATTGGTAAAGCAGGTTTTGTCGGAACCACCGCCGAATTGACAGAAGTCAGCCATCGCCTGCAAGGGGAAGGAAAAACGGTTGTTTGGGTGGCAAAGGGCGATGAACTTTTAGGCATCATTGCAGTAGCAGATACAGTCCGCCCGGAAGCAGCAGCCACAGTCCAACGCCTGAAAAAATTAGGCATAGAACACATCATAATGCTGACCGGCGACAACGAGCAAACCGCTCAATATATCGCCCGCCAATTAGGAATCAATGAAGTGTACGCCGAACTTTTGCCCGAAGACAAAGTACACCTAATTAAGAAACTGCAAGCCCAGTATCAAACCGTAGCAATGGTAGGAGACGGCATCAACGACGCCCCCGCCCTCGCTCAAGCTTCCGTAGGAATTGCGATGGGAATTTCCGGTAGCGATGTCGCTTTAGAAACCGCCGACATCGTATTAATGGCGGATAAGTTAGAACAACTAGCTAAAGCAATTAGTTTGGGGCGTCGCGCTCAAAATGTGGTCAAACAAAACATTGTGTTTGCGCTCAGTTGTATTATACTGTTGTTGGCTGCTAATTTTCTCGGAAATATCACAATGCCGATCGGCGTCATCGGTCATGAAGGCTCTACAGTTTTAGTAACGTTGAGCGGTTTGCGGTTGCTGAGACATTAA